From a single Okeanomitos corallinicola TIOX110 genomic region:
- a CDS encoding long-chain fatty acid--CoA ligase: MSTTQSPSPSSLLSNVTEREYRALQTLVDYTNIESLPEIWSLAARKFDHIIALHNPHSQPEFKITYSQLFIQIQKFAAGLQGLGINMSGGESNQIERIALIADNSPRWFIADQGIMSAGAVNAVRSAQAEREELLYIIANSGSTALVVEDIKTLKKLESGLNDLPIKLVVLLSDETPPVAEQYRIVNFNQLLDLGSNHTLVALKTSGDTLATLIYTSGTTGKPKGVMLSHKNLLHQVKTLGTVVQPQPGDTVLSILPTWHSYERSGEYFLLSQGCTQVYTNLRAVKEDLKKYKPNYMIAVPRLWESIYEGVQKQFRSQPANKQKLIQFLLSTSQKYMTARRITQGLSLDHLHASAGEKLGAKIVELALSPFQALGEKIVYATVREATGGKIKHVISGGGALPKHIDNFFEIIGVEILQGYGLTETSPVTNARRPWRNLRGSSGQPIPGTEVKIVDPETKQPLPVGQRGLVLLKGPQIMQGYYQNPEATQKAINAEGWFDSGDLGWVTPENDLVLTGRAKDTIVLTNGENIEPQPIEDACLRSPYVDQIMLVGQDQRSIGALIVPNVEALEKWAEMQKLDISTQNDSTSTSQKIDLESKIIQDLFRQELNREVKNRPGYRADDRIGPFKLILEPFSIENGMMTQTLKIRRHVVMENYRDIIDEMFVK; encoded by the coding sequence ATGTCAACCACCCAATCCCCATCCCCATCTTCTCTCTTATCAAATGTGACTGAGCGAGAATATCGAGCATTACAGACTTTGGTAGATTACACAAATATTGAATCACTACCAGAAATATGGTCTTTAGCTGCCAGGAAGTTTGATCATATTATCGCGCTCCATAACCCCCATTCCCAGCCAGAATTCAAAATTACCTATTCTCAGCTATTTATACAAATCCAAAAATTTGCAGCGGGTTTGCAAGGACTAGGGATAAATATGAGTGGTGGTGAGAGTAACCAAATTGAACGCATTGCACTAATAGCAGATAACAGTCCACGCTGGTTTATTGCTGATCAAGGTATCATGAGTGCTGGAGCAGTTAATGCAGTCCGTAGCGCTCAAGCTGAAAGGGAAGAACTACTATATATTATTGCCAATAGCGGTAGTACAGCCTTAGTAGTTGAAGACATTAAAACATTAAAAAAATTAGAATCTGGGTTAAATGATTTACCCATTAAATTAGTGGTTTTACTTTCCGATGAAACACCACCAGTAGCAGAACAATATCGAATAGTTAATTTTAATCAATTATTAGACCTGGGTAGTAACCACACCCTAGTAGCATTAAAAACTAGCGGTGATACTTTAGCAACTTTAATTTATACCTCTGGGACTACGGGAAAACCCAAGGGTGTAATGTTATCTCACAAAAACTTACTTCATCAAGTTAAGACCTTGGGAACAGTGGTACAACCACAACCAGGTGATACGGTTTTGAGTATTTTACCGACTTGGCATAGTTATGAACGTAGTGGAGAATACTTTTTACTTTCTCAAGGTTGTACACAGGTTTACACTAATTTACGTGCTGTCAAGGAAGATTTAAAAAAATATAAACCTAACTACATGATTGCTGTTCCTCGGTTGTGGGAATCAATTTATGAAGGAGTGCAAAAACAGTTTCGGAGTCAGCCAGCCAATAAACAAAAACTGATTCAATTTTTACTCTCTACCAGCCAGAAATATATGACAGCGCGGCGGATTACCCAGGGATTGAGTTTAGATCATCTTCATGCGTCCGCTGGAGAGAAATTGGGAGCGAAAATAGTAGAGTTGGCTTTATCACCATTCCAAGCACTGGGAGAAAAAATAGTTTATGCCACAGTGCGGGAAGCCACAGGTGGGAAAATTAAACACGTTATTAGTGGTGGTGGTGCGCTACCCAAACACATAGATAACTTTTTTGAAATTATTGGTGTGGAGATTTTACAAGGTTATGGTTTAACTGAAACTTCCCCAGTTACAAACGCTCGTCGTCCGTGGCGAAACTTGCGTGGTTCGTCTGGTCAACCAATTCCCGGCACAGAAGTTAAAATTGTAGACCCAGAAACCAAACAACCCTTACCTGTAGGACAAAGGGGTTTAGTGCTGCTCAAAGGACCCCAAATCATGCAAGGGTACTATCAAAACCCTGAAGCCACACAAAAAGCTATAAATGCAGAAGGATGGTTTGATAGTGGTGATTTGGGTTGGGTAACACCAGAAAATGATTTAGTGCTGACTGGTAGGGCTAAAGATACCATCGTCTTAACCAACGGGGAAAATATTGAACCCCAACCCATAGAAGATGCTTGTTTGCGATCGCCCTATGTTGATCAAATCATGTTAGTAGGACAAGACCAGCGTAGTATCGGCGCGTTGATAGTTCCTAATGTAGAAGCACTAGAGAAATGGGCAGAAATGCAGAAGCTGGATATCAGTACCCAGAATGATTCCACCTCAACCAGTCAAAAAATTGACTTAGAGAGTAAAATAATTCAGGATTTATTTCGGCAAGAATTAAACCGGGAAGTGAAAAATCGTCCAGGTTATCGAGCCGATGATCGCATCGGACCCTTTAAGCTAATCCTCGAACCCTTTTCCATTGAAAATGGCATGATGACACAAACATTAAAAATCCGTCGTCATGTTGTTATGGAAAATTATCGAGATATTATTGACGAGATGTTTGTCAAATAA
- a CDS encoding type II toxin-antitoxin system HicB family antitoxin, which yields MMKTRSFTVIVYKEDDMYIAECPEVGTVDQGETIEEAINGLKEATRLYLEEFPLPETSPRYVTNIEVGYA from the coding sequence ATGATGAAGACTCGTAGCTTTACAGTTATTGTCTATAAAGAAGATGATATGTATATTGCTGAATGTCCAGAAGTTGGTACAGTTGATCAAGGAGAAACTATTGAAGAGGCAATTAATGGTTTGAAGGAAGCAACACGGCTTTATTTAGAGGAATTTCCTTTACCTGAAACTTCTCCTAGATATGTAACTAATATCGAAGTCGGCTATGCCTAG
- the recQ gene encoding DNA helicase RecQ encodes MLQYPELEKYLKYHFGYDHFRPGQRQIIEDALQNRDLMVIMPTGGGKSLCFQLPALLKPGLTVVVSPLIALMQDQVEALRTNNISATFLNSSLNSYQVRSREEAIMTGKVKLLYVAPERLISDRFLPLLDVVKEKIGLANFAIDEAHCVSEWGHDFRPEYRQLRLLKKRYPHVSTIALTATATDRVKADIIEQLGLQQPSIHLASFNRQNLYYEVRPKSKRSYAEILEIVRENEGSGIIYCLTRKKVDELTFKLQKDKVAALSYHAGLSDKERAGNQTKFIRDDARVMVATIAFGMGINKPDVRFVIHSDLPRNLESYYQESGRAGRDSEPSRCTLFFSFGDVKTIEWSINQKTDPQEQLIAKQQLRQVIDYAEGTDCRRTIQLGYFGERFPGNCGNCDNCRYPKPVQDWTIEAMKFLSCVARCKERYGMTYIIDVLRGGKNQKILLNKHDQLSTHGIGKDKTVDEWRMLGRSLLHQGLLEQTNDGYSVLKLNPLSWEVMRKQRSVSIAVPMVQKLSLEDGHGKAAEVEVLVQKLRALRKQLADEQAVPPYVIFHDSTLKLMAQVQPKTLDEFGELSGVGSYKLEQYGDQFLTEIQAYCQEKVVQLQTNNQSSDSAFDHYPSDTESSTLELYQQGFSIREIAEQRNVRTSTIVRHLSDLIEKNKQVDLNQLVPLEHQKKIWQVLEVLGDISLTPIREHLGQDYTFDEIRLVRARWRKEKRKAGQF; translated from the coding sequence ATGCTTCAGTATCCCGAATTAGAAAAATACTTAAAATATCACTTTGGTTATGATCATTTTCGTCCTGGACAAAGGCAAATTATCGAAGATGCGCTACAAAATCGGGATTTAATGGTCATCATGCCTACTGGTGGGGGTAAGTCTTTATGTTTTCAATTACCCGCACTTTTAAAACCTGGTTTGACTGTAGTTGTCTCACCGTTAATAGCATTAATGCAAGACCAGGTAGAAGCACTGCGAACTAATAATATTTCAGCAACTTTTCTAAATAGTAGTTTGAATTCTTATCAAGTGCGTTCTCGTGAAGAAGCGATTATGACTGGTAAAGTTAAATTATTATATGTTGCTCCAGAACGGTTAATTAGTGATAGATTTCTCCCGCTGTTAGATGTAGTTAAAGAAAAGATAGGTCTTGCTAACTTTGCCATTGATGAAGCTCATTGTGTTTCCGAATGGGGGCATGATTTCCGCCCAGAATATCGGCAATTAAGGTTATTAAAAAAACGTTACCCTCATGTTTCAACTATTGCTTTAACTGCCACAGCTACTGATAGAGTTAAGGCTGATATTATTGAACAATTAGGATTACAACAACCAAGTATTCATCTTGCTAGTTTTAATCGGCAAAATCTTTACTATGAAGTCCGTCCTAAAAGTAAAAGGTCTTACGCTGAAATATTAGAAATTGTCAGAGAAAATGAAGGTTCAGGTATTATCTATTGTTTAACTAGAAAAAAAGTAGACGAATTAACTTTTAAATTACAAAAAGACAAGGTTGCAGCTTTATCCTATCATGCCGGTTTAAGTGATAAAGAACGGGCAGGAAATCAAACTAAATTTATTCGAGATGATGCACGGGTGATGGTGGCAACTATTGCTTTTGGGATGGGAATTAATAAGCCTGATGTGCGGTTTGTAATTCATTCTGACTTACCAAGAAATTTAGAAAGTTATTATCAAGAATCAGGTCGTGCAGGTAGGGATAGTGAACCTTCAAGGTGTACTTTATTTTTTAGTTTTGGTGATGTAAAAACCATTGAATGGAGTATTAATCAAAAAACTGATCCTCAAGAACAATTAATTGCTAAACAACAATTAAGACAAGTCATAGATTATGCGGAAGGAACTGATTGCAGAAGGACAATTCAATTAGGTTATTTTGGGGAAAGATTTCCTGGCAATTGTGGGAATTGTGATAATTGTCGTTATCCCAAACCTGTACAAGATTGGACTATTGAAGCCATGAAGTTTTTATCTTGTGTAGCTAGATGTAAAGAAAGATATGGAATGACTTATATTATTGATGTGTTAAGGGGTGGAAAAAATCAAAAGATTTTGCTCAATAAACATGATCAGTTATCTACTCATGGTATAGGTAAAGATAAAACAGTTGATGAATGGCGAATGTTGGGAAGATCGCTTTTACATCAAGGTTTGTTAGAACAAACTAATGATGGTTATTCGGTTTTAAAACTGAATCCTTTGAGTTGGGAAGTAATGCGAAAACAACGTTCTGTTTCTATTGCTGTTCCTATGGTACAAAAGCTGAGTTTAGAAGATGGTCATGGGAAAGCTGCGGAGGTGGAAGTTTTGGTGCAAAAATTGCGCGCTTTGCGTAAACAATTAGCTGATGAACAAGCTGTTCCCCCTTATGTGATTTTTCATGATTCGACTTTAAAATTAATGGCACAAGTACAACCAAAAACATTAGATGAATTTGGTGAACTTTCTGGAGTGGGTAGTTATAAATTAGAACAATATGGTGATCAGTTTTTAACAGAAATTCAAGCTTATTGTCAGGAAAAAGTTGTACAATTACAAACAAACAATCAGTCTTCTGACTCAGCATTTGATCATTATCCTTCTGATACTGAATCTAGCACTTTAGAGTTATATCAACAAGGTTTTAGTATACGAGAAATAGCTGAACAACGTAATGTGAGAACTTCTACTATTGTTCGTCATCTCTCTGATTTAATTGAGAAAAATAAACAAGTGGACTTAAATCAATTAGTACCTCTAGAACATCAAAAGAAAATCTGGCAAGTTCTAGAGGTTTTAGGAGATATTTCGCTGACACCAATTCGAGAACATTTAGGTCAAGACTACACTTTTGATGAAATTCGTTTGGTAAGAGCTAGATGGAGGAAAGAAAAAAGAAAAGCTGGTCAATTCTAA
- a CDS encoding dihydrolipoamide acetyltransferase family protein, translating to MSINEVFMPALSSTMTEGKIVSWVKSPGDRVEKGETVVVVESDKADMDVESFYEGFLAHIIVPAGETAPVGAAIAYVAETEAEIEAAIAMAGGGAAAVTETPAPVPVPVAAGNVAAPVTASHNGSNHKEGRLVASPRARKLAKEYRIDLNNLKGSGPYGRIVAEDVETAAGKTPQPTTPAVTPTQPPAPVTPVVTAPVAPAPVKPVPAPTPAITSSVPGQVVPLTTLQNAVVRNMMVSLTVPTFHVGYTITVDELNKVYKQIKSKGVTMTALLAKAVAVTLQKHPLLNASYSEQGIVHHGNINVAVAVAMDDGGLITPVLQKADQIDIYSLSRNWKTLVDKARAKQLQPEEYNSGTFTLSNLGMFGVDTFDAILPPGQGSILAIAASRPEVVATKDGLFGICQQMKVNITCDHRIIYGAHAAAFLKDLATLIETNPQSLTM from the coding sequence ATGAGCATTAATGAAGTATTTATGCCGGCGCTAAGTTCCACCATGACCGAGGGCAAAATTGTTTCTTGGGTAAAGTCGCCGGGGGATAGAGTGGAAAAAGGCGAAACAGTGGTGGTTGTCGAGTCAGATAAGGCGGATATGGATGTGGAATCTTTCTATGAAGGATTTTTAGCCCATATCATCGTCCCTGCTGGTGAAACTGCCCCTGTTGGTGCTGCGATCGCCTACGTAGCAGAAACAGAAGCAGAAATAGAAGCTGCCATAGCTATGGCTGGTGGTGGTGCTGCTGCGGTGACTGAAACACCTGCACCTGTACCCGTACCTGTAGCCGCTGGCAATGTCGCTGCTCCTGTAACAGCCTCTCACAATGGCTCTAACCACAAAGAAGGTCGGTTAGTTGCTTCACCTCGCGCTCGCAAGTTAGCTAAAGAATATAGAATTGATTTAAATAATCTTAAAGGTAGCGGTCCTTATGGTCGCATTGTCGCTGAAGATGTAGAAACTGCTGCTGGTAAAACACCTCAGCCTACTACTCCCGCAGTGACTCCAACTCAACCCCCAGCACCTGTAACGCCAGTTGTTACAGCACCTGTAGCACCTGCACCTGTAAAACCAGTACCCGCACCTACTCCAGCTATCACCAGTTCTGTACCTGGTCAGGTAGTACCATTGACTACTTTACAGAATGCAGTGGTACGCAACATGATGGTTAGTTTGACTGTACCTACATTCCATGTTGGTTACACAATTACAGTTGATGAACTCAACAAAGTTTATAAACAGATAAAATCTAAAGGTGTGACAATGACAGCGTTATTAGCGAAAGCGGTAGCGGTGACATTACAAAAACATCCATTACTGAATGCTAGTTATTCAGAACAGGGAATTGTTCATCATGGCAATATTAACGTAGCTGTAGCTGTAGCCATGGATGATGGTGGATTAATTACACCAGTATTACAGAAAGCGGATCAAATTGATATTTATTCCTTGTCACGGAATTGGAAAACTTTAGTAGATAAAGCTAGAGCAAAACAACTACAACCAGAAGAATATAACAGCGGTACATTTACTTTGTCTAACTTGGGAATGTTTGGTGTAGATACCTTTGATGCAATTTTACCACCTGGACAGGGTTCAATTTTGGCGATCGCTGCTTCTCGTCCAGAAGTTGTAGCTACCAAAGATGGTTTATTTGGTATTTGTCAACAAATGAAAGTTAACATCACCTGTGATCATCGGATTATTTACGGCGCTCATGCTGCTGCATTCTTGAAAGATTTAGCAACATTGATTGAAACCAATCCTCAATCATTGACAATGTAA
- a CDS encoding bifunctional oligoribonuclease/PAP phosphatase NrnA yields MYLNSPVTQFESFSFSTDPNGEEVDINRETIELSPLTRSSLLTTNGDGGGYVAQRGNTLAVQKSEELKKTLTAHRHERHLVILQDFPDPDALSSAWTYQLIAQQYDIKCEIVYAGTLSHQENIALVKLTNLPAQRWTMQTLKSKDLSSYQGFVLIDNQGTTSQLLKVVEQSGIPLIVLVDHHSLQGELKAEFADVRPHVRATATIFTQYLQLGLLALDSSISQHIKCATALMHGLRSDTNRLMQAQEEDFMAAAYLSRFYDAQLLNAILQANRSKRVMDVIERSLKNRIVQNNFSIAGVGYLRYDDRDAIPQAADFLVTEENVHTAVVYGIVHDEDEELEIVIGSLRTTKLTLDPDEFIKEAFGQDSTGRFFGGGRTGAGGFEIPMGFLSGSNENSAYAKMKWEVFDAQIKQKLLKLVNPKDHPI; encoded by the coding sequence ATGTACTTGAATTCTCCGGTTACTCAATTTGAAAGTTTTTCATTTTCTACAGATCCGAATGGGGAGGAAGTGGACATAAATAGAGAAACAATCGAACTTTCACCTCTTACCCGTTCTTCCTTATTAACTACCAATGGTGATGGGGGCGGTTATGTAGCGCAACGTGGTAATACTCTGGCTGTACAAAAGTCAGAAGAGTTAAAAAAAACCTTGACAGCCCATCGGCATGAGCGTCATCTTGTAATTTTACAAGATTTTCCTGACCCTGACGCACTCTCTAGTGCTTGGACATACCAGTTAATTGCCCAACAATACGATATCAAATGTGAAATTGTTTATGCTGGAACTTTAAGCCACCAAGAGAATATTGCTTTAGTTAAGCTAACTAATTTACCTGCTCAACGCTGGACTATGCAAACCCTAAAAAGTAAAGATTTATCATCTTATCAAGGGTTTGTGTTGATTGATAATCAAGGAACAACATCTCAGTTATTAAAAGTCGTAGAACAATCGGGAATTCCTTTGATTGTGCTAGTGGATCATCATAGCTTACAAGGGGAACTCAAAGCCGAGTTTGCTGATGTTCGTCCTCATGTGCGAGCTACTGCAACAATATTTACCCAGTATTTACAATTGGGTTTATTGGCACTCGATAGCAGTATTAGCCAACATATTAAATGTGCCACTGCTTTAATGCACGGTTTGCGCTCAGATACCAATCGGTTGATGCAAGCGCAGGAAGAGGATTTTATGGCTGCTGCTTATTTGAGTAGATTTTATGACGCTCAATTGCTCAATGCCATTTTACAGGCTAATCGTTCCAAGCGGGTAATGGATGTAATCGAGCGATCGCTCAAAAATCGCATTGTCCAAAATAACTTTTCCATCGCTGGTGTTGGTTATTTACGCTACGATGACCGTGATGCCATTCCTCAAGCTGCTGATTTTTTAGTGACAGAGGAAAATGTACATACCGCTGTAGTTTATGGCATAGTTCATGATGAAGATGAGGAACTAGAAATAGTCATAGGTTCTTTGAGAACCACAAAACTGACTTTAGATCCTGATGAATTTATTAAAGAAGCCTTTGGACAAGATAGCACAGGGCGGTTCTTTGGTGGTGGACGGACTGGTGCCGGTGGTTTTGAAATTCCCATGGGTTTCTTATCTGGTAGTAATGAAAACTCTGCTTATGCCAAAATGAAATGGGAAGTTTTTGATGCTCAAATTAAACAGAAATTATTAAAGTTGGTTAATCCTAAAGATCACCCAATTTAG
- a CDS encoding Shedu immune nuclease family protein: protein MKGLDPFNLDLKQCLFELEEFEKLLFNNRELKESEHILPFFKQRLHLSAYIAFYIPQMVRFDQIKHEFSFFGDFRADLAIGDSVNNIYCFIEFEDATKDSIFVDKGRSTSDWSPRFEHGFSQIIDWFWKIDDFKNTSLARSIFGSENIEFCGILIIGRDAFISDIDKARLKWRLNKVLVDSRKIICITFDQLARDIRDSFSRYSLIYEAESEAEAGISTDDSD from the coding sequence ATGAAAGGGCTAGACCCATTCAATTTAGACCTTAAACAGTGTCTATTTGAGCTTGAAGAATTTGAAAAGTTACTTTTCAATAATCGTGAACTAAAAGAAAGTGAACATATACTTCCTTTTTTTAAGCAGCGACTACATTTATCTGCCTATATTGCTTTTTATATTCCTCAGATGGTTAGATTCGACCAAATTAAACATGAATTTAGCTTTTTTGGTGATTTTCGTGCCGATTTAGCCATCGGTGATTCTGTCAATAATATTTACTGTTTTATTGAATTTGAAGACGCTACTAAAGACAGTATTTTTGTAGATAAAGGTAGAAGTACATCAGATTGGTCGCCTAGATTTGAACATGGTTTTAGTCAAATCATTGATTGGTTTTGGAAAATTGATGATTTTAAAAATACTTCCTTAGCTCGTTCTATTTTTGGTAGCGAAAATATAGAGTTTTGTGGAATCCTGATTATAGGTAGAGATGCTTTTATATCTGATATTGATAAAGCTAGATTAAAGTGGCGTTTAAATAAAGTTTTAGTAGATTCCCGCAAAATTATTTGCATAACATTTGATCAATTAGCTAGAGATATTAGAGATAGCTTTTCACGATATTCACTAATTTATGAAGCAGAATCAGAGGCTGAAGCAGGAATTTCAACGGATGATAGTGATTGA
- a CDS encoding NAD(P)H-quinone oxidoreductase subunit J: MADEEAKIIPAGQVSQWLTENGFDHESLAADVNGIEIIKVAADFLLPTATALYAYGFNYLQFQGGIDLGPGQELVSVYHLVKVGDNIDKPEEVRVKVFLPRENPTVPSVYWIWRTADWQERESYDMYGIIYEGHPNLKRILMPEDWVGWPLRKDYISPDFYELQDAY, from the coding sequence GTGGCTGATGAAGAAGCAAAAATAATCCCTGCTGGTCAGGTTTCCCAGTGGTTAACTGAAAATGGTTTTGACCATGAATCTTTGGCAGCTGATGTGAATGGGATTGAAATTATTAAAGTCGCCGCAGATTTCTTGCTGCCTACTGCAACGGCTTTGTATGCTTACGGGTTTAATTATCTCCAGTTTCAAGGTGGGATTGATTTAGGACCGGGACAGGAATTAGTCAGTGTTTATCACTTGGTAAAAGTGGGTGATAACATTGATAAGCCAGAAGAAGTACGGGTGAAGGTGTTCTTACCTAGAGAAAATCCCACTGTACCCTCAGTTTATTGGATTTGGCGGACAGCAGACTGGCAAGAGCGTGAGTCTTACGATATGTACGGCATTATCTATGAAGGTCATCCTAATTTGAAGCGGATTTTGATGCCGGAAGATTGGGTAGGTTGGCCTTTACGTAAGGATTATATCTCGCCTGATTTCTATGAGTTGCAAGATGCTTATTAG
- a CDS encoding bifunctional orotidine-5'-phosphate decarboxylase/orotate phosphoribosyltransferase, with amino-acid sequence MNFFDKLNTTISQNQSLLIVGLDPNPEMIPNRYQNSDLMTGLENWLNFVITETADFVCAYKPTLGFYQSLGVPGLELLIKVLKSIPSHIPIILDAKHSDLNTSSIFAHTIFTEWQVDAVTLSPYSGQDHVAPFLVYPDKAAFILCSTSNPSATILQEYPDLKNPFYLKVVEESKNWGTPEQLCLEVGTTNAEILKNVRTIAPERIIMVRSLWAKENTLKPILSAGLNSNGDGLLIPVPQDMLGSENLSQEIQKLRTEINNFRSDFVDNASSCDVWVSNVEIKNNHPHQDLILQLFDIGCIMFGEFVQASGETFPYYIDLRKIISNPQVFNQVLSAYEDILKTLTFDRLAGIPYGSLPTATGLSLRLHCPMIFPRKEVKAHGTRKVIEGNFHPGETIAVVDDILISGKSAIEGAEKIKSVGLNVKDIVVFIDHEKGVKDRLKAQGYNAYSVLTLSEIVNTLYEVGRITEQQFLAFM; translated from the coding sequence ATGAACTTTTTCGACAAGTTAAATACAACAATTTCCCAAAATCAAAGTTTACTAATAGTCGGACTTGATCCCAACCCAGAAATGATTCCTAACCGTTATCAAAATTCTGATTTGATGACTGGTTTAGAAAATTGGTTAAATTTCGTGATTACAGAAACCGCTGATTTTGTTTGTGCTTATAAACCAACTTTAGGTTTTTATCAATCTTTAGGTGTCCCAGGTTTAGAGTTATTAATAAAAGTTTTAAAATCTATTCCTAGTCACATTCCCATTATTTTGGATGCTAAACATAGTGATTTGAATACTAGCAGTATTTTTGCCCATACTATATTTACAGAATGGCAAGTAGACGCTGTTACTTTAAGTCCTTATTCTGGACAAGATCATGTTGCACCTTTTTTAGTTTATCCTGATAAAGCTGCTTTTATTTTGTGTTCTACTTCTAATCCTAGTGCCACAATTTTACAGGAATATCCTGATCTTAAAAACCCTTTTTATTTAAAAGTTGTCGAAGAGTCAAAAAACTGGGGAACTCCTGAACAATTATGTTTAGAAGTGGGAACTACAAATGCAGAAATTCTCAAAAATGTCCGCACAATCGCACCGGAAAGAATTATTATGGTGCGGAGTCTTTGGGCTAAAGAAAACACTCTGAAACCTATTTTAAGTGCAGGTTTAAATAGTAATGGTGATGGTTTGTTAATTCCTGTTCCTCAAGATATGTTAGGAAGTGAAAACCTTTCTCAAGAAATTCAAAAGTTACGCACAGAAATAAATAATTTTAGAAGTGATTTTGTTGATAATGCTTCTAGTTGTGATGTTTGGGTTTCTAATGTGGAAATCAAAAATAATCATCCCCATCAAGATTTGATTTTACAACTTTTTGATATTGGTTGTATTATGTTTGGTGAATTTGTGCAAGCATCTGGGGAAACTTTTCCTTATTATATTGATTTACGGAAAATTATTTCTAATCCCCAAGTTTTTAATCAGGTGCTTAGTGCTTATGAAGATATCTTAAAAACTCTCACTTTTGATCGTTTAGCGGGTATTCCCTATGGTTCTTTACCTACTGCAACGGGTTTATCTCTGCGTTTACATTGTCCGATGATTTTTCCCCGCAAGGAAGTTAAAGCACATGGTACACGGAAGGTAATTGAAGGTAATTTTCACCCAGGGGAAACTATAGCGGTGGTGGATGATATTTTGATTAGTGGGAAAAGTGCAATTGAAGGAGCGGAAAAAATTAAGTCTGTGGGTTTAAATGTGAAGGATATTGTGGTGTTTATTGACCATGAAAAAGGTGTAAAAGATAGGTTAAAAGCTCAAGGTTATAATGCTTATTCTGTGTTAACTCTTTCGGAAATTGTGAATACTTTATACGAAGTTGGCAGAATTACTGAGCAGCAATTTTTGGCGTTTATGTAG
- a CDS encoding YlqD family protein, whose protein sequence is MDVSKSQLLLKRGVNVKAIVTTLWKEEVQQQLQTQINQLDQQLQQLDMEGQRAISAIQKQSVQPPGPQTQQQIDNIQIQVNQKKSEFLEQKNQLLQNLQQVQFLELDQEVNQFQMEGFFKVETGDNLISKMQVEVVLRDGIVEEIRGDI, encoded by the coding sequence ATGGATGTCTCCAAATCTCAATTGCTTTTAAAACGTGGCGTTAACGTCAAAGCCATCGTGACAACTCTCTGGAAAGAGGAAGTACAACAGCAGCTACAAACGCAGATCAACCAACTAGATCAGCAGCTGCAACAGTTAGACATGGAAGGACAAAGAGCAATTTCTGCCATTCAAAAGCAAAGTGTACAGCCACCGGGTCCCCAAACTCAGCAACAAATTGATAATATCCAAATCCAAGTTAATCAAAAGAAAAGTGAATTTCTAGAGCAAAAAAATCAATTACTGCAAAACCTTCAACAAGTGCAGTTTCTGGAATTAGATCAAGAAGTTAATCAGTTTCAAATGGAAGGGTTTTTTAAGGTAGAAACCGGAGATAACTTAATCAGTAAAATGCAAGTTGAAGTTGTATTAAGAGATGGCATAGTCGAAGAAATTCGTGGTGATATTTAA